Genomic DNA from Vibrio tubiashii ATCC 19109:
TCTTCCTCACTTTATGGAAACACAACTTGCTGATTCAGACTACGTAGTTATGGTTTGTACCGATAAATATGTTGATAAGGCAAACAGCGGGGTTGGTGGCGTAGGCTATGAAAAAATGATTATTACTGCTGATCTACTTTCAAACATTGATTCAAATAAAGTAGTCCCGGTAATTAGACAGTTTGGTACACACAGTGTTCCGACATTTCTCAAAACTAAACTATTTATAAATTTCTCTAAAGATGATGACTACGAATTTAGTTATGATGAGTTAGTAAGAACTTTCCATGGTGCTCCTCTTTTCCAAAAACCCGAAATCGGAAACAATCCTTTCACACCTATTAGTGATATTCCCCCGGAGAAAACAGGCGACCCAATTAGAGAGTTAATGACGTATGTAGTTGCAGACTTTGAAAGAGGTGAAAACTACACCGTATATACAAATCTTGTACATGCATCAAGTATGTCTCGCGTCATGCTCGATATGTTGATTGAAGAAGCTCTATCAAAAGGGTTAATTCGCCTAGATCACGATGGCGATCTGTACCTAGAGTCCGCTGGTAAAAAATACGCAATACAACATAAGCTTGTAAATGTATAACAATAAGTTTAAGAGTGATTTACTACGTTTGGTATTTTGCTGTGCGTCGCGTTTTGTGTGCGGTTCCATCGGTATATTTTTGCTCACATCTTGACTGAGCGTCGGGCTACCTTAAAGGTTGTACATAAGTAGGTTTGAATAATGAGTCCTAATAAAAAGAAAAGATTAAAAGTCCAAAAGGGCGCTAAATTTGGTAAGTACCGCCTGGTTGATAAATTAGGATCTGGCGGAAATGGAGATGTATGGAAAGTGTCAAATGATGAACATGATCATTATGCGATGAAGATACTAAAAAATATCGATCCGATTTCCTACCAACGATTTAAGGCTGAAGTGCATGTTCTATCCACTATAGATATTGATGGAGTTTTGAAAGTATTAGAGTCTAATCTACCAGAGGACCCAAAATCTGAATTTCCATGGTTTATATTAGAGATTGCTGAAGATTTTAATGTATATCAAAAAGACAAAGACGCTTTAGAAATAGTGTCAGGTTTTGTCCCTTTAGCTAAATCGTTAGAAGAACTACACAAGGAGAATATATCACATAGAGATATAAAACCGTCGAACATTCTGTTTTACAACGGTCGCCTGTTTTTTACTGATTTTGGTTTAGTAAAGTATCCAACTAGAGAGGATATAACACCCAAAACGCGTGATGTAGGGGCTAAGTTTACGATGGCGCCAGAAATGCGAAGGTATGCTGACGTTGCTGATGGTAAAAAAGCAGATGTCTACTCTTTTGCAAAGACTATTTGGATAGCTATAACAGGTGAAGAAAAGGGTTTTGATGGCCAGTACATTGCTAATAGTGTCTTAGGTCTTAAAAACTATCATAAAAGTTTATATTTAACTAAGTTAGATCAACTGTTGGCTGAAGCAACTGATAACGATGAAAATGTTCGTCCAACAATTACTGAATTTATATCTAGATTGGATGAATGGCTCAAGTTAAATAAAGACTTCAAAAAACGTAATGTCACTGAGTGGTTTGAAATTCAGCAAATATTGTTTCCTTTGGGTAGCCCCAAACATGCAACTTGGACAGACTTAGATTCTATCATAGGGGTGCTTAACGAAGTCGCTCAAGTAAAAGCTCTCAACCATATGTTTTACCCTACCGGCGGTGGCAATACAATAACGGCTGTTTCAAAGGCTAAAGAGGATGGAATGCTAGCTCTTCATGTTGGTGACATTGGTGCTGAGATATTGAAGCCAAAGAAGCTTACATATGAGTCATTTGGTCTAGAGCCTTCCTGGAATTATTTTCGATTAGAGGTGGAGGAGACAACCGCTATAGGCATTCCGGGTGTGGGTTCATTCAAAGGTACTTTTCAAGAGATGACTGAAGTTGAACCCGGTGTATATGCTACATACCAATGTTGGGACAACAACTTGTATCAAGGCAAACCGTTGCCACCGCTTGCTAGACCAATCTCCCGTTTCATGAATGGCTCTTTTGTATTCTTCTGTACCACATCACCTTATAACAATCTGAGAGGTGAGTATGATGCCTACAATGGTCAACATAACACGCTTACAGAAGATCAATTTCGAGAGTTTATTAAGCAAGGTGCGGAGTACTTCGCAACCAAAAAGCTTGCCTAAAAAGGTTTAGGAGTAGGTTAGGTGGAATTAAAAGTAGTAAAAACACTAGCAAGACAGTCAAAGCTTACACCTGAATCGATAAAGCTAATCTATAGAAAAAGGGCCGGTGAAGAGGTCCTTGTTCGAAGTAGAGGCTTAGGAAATTGTAGTGGCTTTGAAGTTCAAATTGGAAATCAAACGATTTACCTTACCGATAGACCTATTTCATATTATACAAGCCACTACCATCTGGTTACAAAAATGCAACAACGCATTCTTTCTGTTGCAGTTCCGATCCCCTTGTATATAGGACAAGGGGATATGGACCTTCAATTGCATCGTGTATTGAATTCGTCTATCCCCGAAACAGCAGCAAACAAATGGCTGCTAGATGTCTTTTCAATCGATGTAGCGATGGCTTATTTTAATAAATACTTCTTAGCTAGTAATTATTTTAGTGATTACAAAACAATAATTTTTGAAGCTATAGAAGCTTTCTATTTAGGCATGGATCACATAGCTATAATATCACTAATGCCGGTGTTCGAAGCGGGGTTAAGAAATGCACAAGAACAAATTCTATGTGTAGACAAAGGTAACGTGAGTGCGAAGGCTTTCGAGCAAGGTCTAAAAGATTTGATTCTTGTATGGGGACGTAATCAAGTCTCAGCGTATGATTGGTATCCAGGGAAAGATCATAACCCCGAAGTCGAAATAGAGTTCTTTACACAAATTAACCCCCAATGTGATGTGATAAATGCTTTTCGCTTATACTTTGCTGAGGTTTTATATAAAACTAGTAATGGGGGTTCTGGCGGATTTAATCGACACCTCATAGTTCATCTTTTAAAGAATGACTTTAATGAACCTTCAAACTTTATCCGAATATTTTTGGCGCTTACTCATATTCTGTTCATAGAAAGTCTTTATAACGATAAAGTTCCGTTTTTTTGGCAGGGTATCGATGAGAAAGATGTAGATTTAGGTAATTACATTAGAAACACGTCAAGAAGTTTTGGTGACTATAGGTGCAAGTTCTTAAACCGGATGGGAATCAGCAACTACGACTTATCAGTTTAAAAAACTGTTTAAGAGGGATTCCCAAAGCCTAGTGTTTATAATGTCATAAAGTCCGCATTAGCGGGCTTTATGATTTTCTTAGTAAAGTAGGCACAATGAGCAAGATAATAAAGAGGGCGTACAGGAGCGGCAATAGTGAGACTGCGACGCCAGCAAAGGTAGCTTGACTATCAAACACATTGGAAAAGGTGGCGATAGTGCCAGCTATAACGCCAAAGACCCCAGAAACCAAAGCCGTTATGGATACAGAAGAAAACAGTTTGTCTTTAGAGTAAAGAACACTCCCCACACCAACCAGAAGTGACGGAAAAAAGACGGTTATAAAAGAAGTGACGTCAACGTAGATCTCGACCCCAGCCAGAACCCACAACGTTGAGACCACATATAAAACTGCCAGAACATAGATACAATAGAAATACTGAAACTTCATGCCATTACCACCAATAACCATACATAATACTATTCGGATCTTTGGGTAATCTCATCATAGAATCTCGGTCTTTTAAATATCTATTTTTGAAATTACGTGTTCTTGCTCCAGAAGGCGGTAAATCAGCAATCGCTTCAATCAGTAATGTCATTTGTGGATCCGATAACGGCACGTTTGACTCTAACGCCTGGTGAAGAGCAGGGACCAGGACTTTATACAAACGATTCGCCTCAAGCTTACTGGACACGCGACCATACACTTTATCTAATGCTTCCATGAGTAAGGATTGAGCTGACATAGGCACTCCAATTTCAGAAAAAGCCAACAAACACCACTGAAACAACGACTAAATAATCACATTGCTTGATTCAGTTTCGTATCCTGTTGTTATCGCATCATTTGTGTCTTAACCGCACATTATTTCGTGTAATTAATCCTGGTTTACGCTCGCGCGAGCCTCGAAAAAGCCCTTAACTTATCCTCGACCTAACCGTCACTGTCCATCCTTAATTTAAATAAAGGCGCGAGACCTATGAACAACAAAGCCACACCCTTAATAGAACGTCAGTCGATTGATGTGCAGTTTCTGCAAGATGTCATCAATCAAACCCAGCTCGAGCTGAAGGTGTCTTCTTTGAGCGAAAAGAGCTACCGTGCGCTCACAGATGACGAAAGTCCGGTCCTGGATTGGCTCAGTCATTACCACTTATCTTGTTTTTCCGGCCGTGCCTTTCATATCGGCGTACAGCGCTTCAAAAAACCACGTTCAGGGCTGCTGGTTGGCGTGTACGACAGTCGGGTAGGGAGACAGCATACACTGTTGCTTGAGCCGTTAAGCGGGCGGGCGGCTCAGTCCATGACCGAGCGATTGATGTCGATGATCACCTACATCGCACTGTATTTTCTCACCACGTACCCCAACAGTGTCGGTGTGTACATTGTCGATCCCCCCAAAGCCTTCCTGTCGCATTATGGCTTGTATGGCTACAAAGTATTGGACAGCTGGCATGAGGTTCCGGTGATGTTTGCTACCTTTGACAGCCTGTTTGAACGTCAGCAAGACGTGCTGTTCGAAATGCTGCTCGATGAAGAGTTAGATCTATTGGCTCACTAACGGACCCTGCATTATGTTAAATCGACGACGCGTACGGCTACGGCCATCACAACGCCAGGTGAAACAAACGTTGCTCAAAACGGCCAGTGTGTTACTGCAGGATGAACGCTACAAAGTGCCGATCGACGAAGTCGCGCCTCAACCGAGTCCAACCCAACCTTCTCAACCACGCCGGACCTAACGTCCGGCGTGTGTTTGCCCAGTGCGAGGCGCTGACGTCATTTGAATTTACTCGGCACCCAAGGCTTGGGCTCGACGCGGCGGCCACCGCGAAAAGGTGCTCGATTGGGCACCGGTGGCGTGGGACAAGGATGGTGCAGTCGGCCATACAATTTGACCAACTGACGATGTTCGTCGCGCCAGTAGACGAAATTCTCGAGCTCTTTGGGGTTAAACTCGCGTCGATCGGGCGTAATCAGCGTGGCGCGCTCTTCATGGACGCGAAAACCGTCCCAGCGGATATCGAGCGGCAGATAACCGCGGGCTTTAATGTTGAGCAGCTTTTCCGCGAGTGGATTGACCGGCGTGACGCCTAAAACCCAGCGCTTAACGGTGACGGGTTGCACGTGAAAAAATGCGGCCGCTTGGTGCAGATCCATAAATTGTTGGTGAACCAGCTGTCGGAAGTTGGGCGTGAGCAACGAGGACATTTTAAAATTGCTAAAAAGTGACATTACAACTTTGCTCTTACATGCTAAGTGCGCATTATTATGGTTTATGTTCAATTAGTTACATTACTGACTAAACACACACTATGCACTAAGTAGACAACTTTTAACTAAGTCACACTTTATAAAAGTTGGGAAAATGAATCGCTTCTACTTAATTGTTACTAAACCCCACAAAAAATATGATTTTTGTCCCATTTATAATAATGAGACATGAGTCACATGAAAAGAAAGATAAAAGACGAGCTATTCGCCCATAACCTTTACATCAACCAAGTTTCAGATCTGCTGTTATGGCACTTTGACGATCACAAACAGGCGGCTGAATACTTCG
This window encodes:
- a CDS encoding toll/interleukin-1 receptor domain-containing protein, which translates into the protein MSTPKVFISYSHDSQEHKKWVLDLATRLRNSGVDAIIDQWELRPGDDLPHFMETQLADSDYVVMVCTDKYVDKANSGVGGVGYEKMIITADLLSNIDSNKVVPVIRQFGTHSVPTFLKTKLFINFSKDDDYEFSYDELVRTFHGAPLFQKPEIGNNPFTPISDIPPEKTGDPIRELMTYVVADFERGENYTVYTNLVHASSMSRVMLDMLIEEALSKGLIRLDHDGDLYLESAGKKYAIQHKLVNV
- a CDS encoding phage protein codes for the protein MLTPNFRQLVHQQFMDLHQAAAFFHVQPVTVKRWVLGVTPVNPLAEKLLNIKARGYLPLDIRWDGFRVHEERATLITPDRREFNPKELENFVYWRDEHRQLVKLYGRLHHPCPTPPVPNRAPFRGGRRVEPKPWVPSKFK
- a CDS encoding protein kinase domain-containing protein, which produces MSPNKKKRLKVQKGAKFGKYRLVDKLGSGGNGDVWKVSNDEHDHYAMKILKNIDPISYQRFKAEVHVLSTIDIDGVLKVLESNLPEDPKSEFPWFILEIAEDFNVYQKDKDALEIVSGFVPLAKSLEELHKENISHRDIKPSNILFYNGRLFFTDFGLVKYPTREDITPKTRDVGAKFTMAPEMRRYADVADGKKADVYSFAKTIWIAITGEEKGFDGQYIANSVLGLKNYHKSLYLTKLDQLLAEATDNDENVRPTITEFISRLDEWLKLNKDFKKRNVTEWFEIQQILFPLGSPKHATWTDLDSIIGVLNEVAQVKALNHMFYPTGGGNTITAVSKAKEDGMLALHVGDIGAEILKPKKLTYESFGLEPSWNYFRLEVEETTAIGIPGVGSFKGTFQEMTEVEPGVYATYQCWDNNLYQGKPLPPLARPISRFMNGSFVFFCTTSPYNNLRGEYDAYNGQHNTLTEDQFREFIKQGAEYFATKKLA